A DNA window from Castanea sativa cultivar Marrone di Chiusa Pesio chromosome 7, ASM4071231v1 contains the following coding sequences:
- the LOC142642886 gene encoding serine/threonine protein phosphatase 2A 57 kDa regulatory subunit B' beta isoform-like: MNSRSIRFAFNLPPIKKMGAQRKTLQDLFNLESHNMNRIKHGSITSRPSFSNSINEGTLSLISHCTFIFTFTDPLESPSKQDLKRVKLTQLLSILKSSKKLQDQILAPLMSMLSINLFRPLPPPSNPSISSDLIDDEDSISSFPPTWSHLQIVYDILLRLVINMDPETLRNYVNHPFLLNLLSLFRSEDPRERESLKNVYHWIYSRFTFYRSFMRKSMNDVFLHYIFEKERHCGIGDLLEIWGTLINGFTVPLKEEHKLFLMRVLIPLHKTKGMHTYHRQLAYCVSQFVQKEPVLGGVVFRGILRYWPVTNCQKEILLLEELEELVENIDPDQYRKLALPLCTHITKCSNSWNSQVAERALYVWNNEHFVKMATLEIEEVFPIVVEGVERNLKWHWSKSVRQFTEIIKEMLEDLDSALYSKCLQEIDLREYRARQEEIKRREKWERIEMAAKKN; encoded by the exons ATGAATTCAAGATCCATTAGGTTTGCATTTAACTTACCACCAATCAAAAAAATGGGGGCTCAAAGAAAAACCCTGCAGGACCTCTTTAATCTGGAATCCCATAATATGAATAGAATTAAGCATGGCAGCATCACTAGCAGGCCATCCTTTTCTAATTCTATAAATGAAGGCACTCTTTCTCTTATCTCTCACTGCACCTTCATCTTCACCTTCACTGACCCTTTAGAATCTCCTTCAAAGCAAGATCTCAAGCGAGTCAAGCTCACTCAGCTCCTCTCCATCttaaaatcctcaaaaaaaCTCCAAGATCAAATTTTAGCGCCTCTCATGTCCATGCTATCGATCAACCTGTTCCGGCCACTCCCTCCACCTTCCAACCCCAGCATCAGCTCAGACTTGATTGATGATGAAGACTCCATTTCTTCTTTTCCACCAACATGGTCACATCTCCAAATTGTTTACGATATCCTATTAAGATTAGTTATCAACATGGATCCTGAGACACTTCGAAACTATGTCAATCATCCTTTCCTTCTCaatctcctctctcttttccgATCTGAAGACCCAAGGGAACGTGAGAGCTTGAAGAATGTGTACCACTGGATATATTCAAGGTTCACATTCTATCGTTCATTCATGCGGAAATCAATGAATGATGTGTTCTTGCACTACATATTTGAAAAGGAGAGGCATTGTGGCATTGGAGATCTTCTAGAGATATGGGGAACTCTCATCAATGGTTTTACAGTTCCACTCAAAGAAGAACATAAGTTGTTTTTAATGAGAGTGCTAATTCCTTTGCACAAGACCAAGGGGATGCATACATACCATAGGCAGCTGGCTTACTGTGTTTCTCAGTTTGTGCAGAAGGAGCCTGTGCTTGGAGGGGTTGTTTTTAGAGGAATTTTAAGGTATTGGCCCGTTACTAATTGTCAGAAGGAGATTTTGCTATTAGAGGAATTGGAGGAGCTGGTGGAGAATATAGATCCTGATCAGTACAGAAAGTTAGCACTTCCTCTATGTACCCATATTACGAAGTGTTCGAACAGTTGGAACTCACAG GTCGCTGAGCGTGCACTATATGTGTGGAACAATGAACACTTTGTGAAGATGGCAACACTGGAGATAGAAGAAGTATTTCCGATTGTCGTTGAAGGTGTGGAGAGAAATCTCAAATGGCATTGGAGTAAGAGCGTTCGGCAATTTACAGAAATTATAAAGGAAATGCTGGAAGATTTGGATTCAGCTTTGTACTCCAAATGCCTCCAGGAAATTGACCTCAGAGAATACAGAGCTCGCCAAGAAGAGATCaagaggagagaaaaatgggagAGAATAGAAATGGCAGCAAAAAAGAATTAG
- the LOC142642857 gene encoding putative polyamine transporter At1g31830 isoform X1 produces the protein MKQKNSLTKQNSAQMMEHNTSEYVVLGEASSPNLDKFQKVSIIPLVFLIFYEVSGGPFGVEDSVKAGGPLLALLGLLLFPFIWSIPEALITAEMSTMFPENGGYVIWVTSALGPFWGFQQGWMKWLSGVIDNALYPVLFLDYLKSAIPALGGGVPRIIAVLALTAVLTYMNYRGLTIVGWVAILLGVFSLLPFLFMGIVAFPDLKPSRWFVVDLGNVDWGLYLNTLFWNLNYWDSISTLSGEVDNPSETLPKALFYALLLVVFGYFLPLLIGTGAIPLHRELWSDGYFSDIAKVLGGVWWRSWIQAASALSNMGMFVAEMSSDSFQLLGMAEREMLPSVFSKRSRYGTPLTGILFSASGVILLSWLSFQEIVAAENFLYCFGMIMEFIAFVKLRMKYPAASRPYKIPIGTCGAILICIPPTLLIFVVLALASLKVMAISLLAVMIGMVIQPCLQYTKKKRWFRFSMSSDLPDILNAHHQCNEE, from the exons ATG AAACAGAAAAATTCATTAACTAAGCAAAATTCTGCTCAAATGATGGAGCATAATACCTCTGAGTATGTGGTTTTGGGTGAAGCATCATCGCCaaatttagataaatttcaAAAGGTATCAATTATACCCCTAGTTTTCTTAATCTTCTATGAGGTCTCTGGAGGCCCTTTTGGTGTTGAAGACAGTGTCAAGGCTGGAGGTCCCCTTTTAGCTCTTCTTGGTTTATTGCTTTTTCCATTTATATGGAGCATTCCAGAGGCCTTGATAACTGCAGAGATGAGTACTATGTTCCCTGAGAATGGTGGATATGTTATTTGGGTTACATCAGCTTTGGGACCTTTCTGGGGTTTTCAACAAGGTTGGATGAAATGGCTTAGTGGGGTTATTGATAATGCTCTATACCCGGTTTTGTTTCTTGACTATCTGAAATCAGCTATCCCAGCTTTAGGAGGTGGTGTTCCTAGGATAATAGCAGTGCTGGCTTTGACAGCGGTTCTCACTTATATGAACTATAGAGGTTTAACCATTGTGGGATGGGTTGCTATATTGCTTGGAGTGTTTTCACTACTTCCTTTCTTGTTTATGGGAATTGTTGCATTTCCAGACTTAAAGCCTTCAAGGTGGTTTGTGGTTGATCTAGGAAATGTAGATTGGGGTTTGTATTTGAATACTCTCTTCTGGAATCTGAACTACTGGGACTCAATTAGTACTCTTTCCGGAGAGGTGGACAACCCGAGTGAGACTCTCCCAAAGGCCCTGTTTTATGCTCTTCTATTGGTTGTTTTTGGGTACTTCCTGCCTCTTTTAATTGGCACAGGAGCCATTCCACTTCATCGTGAGTTGTGGTCTGATGGGTACTTCTCAGATATTGCTAAAGTACTGGGAGGTGTATGGTGGAGAAGTTGGATCCAAGCAGCTTCTGCCTTGTCAAACATGGGGATGTTTGTGGCTGAGATGAGTAGCGACTCCTTTCAACTTCTGGGGATGGCAGAGCGTGAGATGCTTCCTTCTGTTTTTAGCAAGAGGTCTCGCTATGGAACTCCTCTCACTGGAATTTTATTTTCTGCATCCGGTGTAATTTTACTCTCTTGGTTGAGCTTTCAAGAGATTGTAGCTGCAGAGAACTTCTTGTACTGTTTTGGAATGATTATGGAGTTCATAGCATTTGTGAAATTAAGGATGAAATATCCGGCAGCATCTCGGCCTTATAAGATACCCATTGGTACATGTGGAGCTATTTTGATCTGCATTCCTCCAACCCTGTTAATTTTTGTGGTTTTAGCTCTTGCTTCTCTCAAGGTCATGGCTATCAGCTTATTGGCTGTGATGATTGGGATGGTTATTCAGCCTTGTCTCCAATACACCAAGAAAAAGAGATGGTTCAGGTTTTCCATGAGTTCTGACCTTCCAGATATCCTTAATGCTCATCATCAATGTAATGAAGAATGA
- the LOC142642857 gene encoding putative polyamine transporter At1g31830 isoform X2, whose protein sequence is MMEHNTSEYVVLGEASSPNLDKFQKVSIIPLVFLIFYEVSGGPFGVEDSVKAGGPLLALLGLLLFPFIWSIPEALITAEMSTMFPENGGYVIWVTSALGPFWGFQQGWMKWLSGVIDNALYPVLFLDYLKSAIPALGGGVPRIIAVLALTAVLTYMNYRGLTIVGWVAILLGVFSLLPFLFMGIVAFPDLKPSRWFVVDLGNVDWGLYLNTLFWNLNYWDSISTLSGEVDNPSETLPKALFYALLLVVFGYFLPLLIGTGAIPLHRELWSDGYFSDIAKVLGGVWWRSWIQAASALSNMGMFVAEMSSDSFQLLGMAEREMLPSVFSKRSRYGTPLTGILFSASGVILLSWLSFQEIVAAENFLYCFGMIMEFIAFVKLRMKYPAASRPYKIPIGTCGAILICIPPTLLIFVVLALASLKVMAISLLAVMIGMVIQPCLQYTKKKRWFRFSMSSDLPDILNAHHQCNEE, encoded by the coding sequence ATGATGGAGCATAATACCTCTGAGTATGTGGTTTTGGGTGAAGCATCATCGCCaaatttagataaatttcaAAAGGTATCAATTATACCCCTAGTTTTCTTAATCTTCTATGAGGTCTCTGGAGGCCCTTTTGGTGTTGAAGACAGTGTCAAGGCTGGAGGTCCCCTTTTAGCTCTTCTTGGTTTATTGCTTTTTCCATTTATATGGAGCATTCCAGAGGCCTTGATAACTGCAGAGATGAGTACTATGTTCCCTGAGAATGGTGGATATGTTATTTGGGTTACATCAGCTTTGGGACCTTTCTGGGGTTTTCAACAAGGTTGGATGAAATGGCTTAGTGGGGTTATTGATAATGCTCTATACCCGGTTTTGTTTCTTGACTATCTGAAATCAGCTATCCCAGCTTTAGGAGGTGGTGTTCCTAGGATAATAGCAGTGCTGGCTTTGACAGCGGTTCTCACTTATATGAACTATAGAGGTTTAACCATTGTGGGATGGGTTGCTATATTGCTTGGAGTGTTTTCACTACTTCCTTTCTTGTTTATGGGAATTGTTGCATTTCCAGACTTAAAGCCTTCAAGGTGGTTTGTGGTTGATCTAGGAAATGTAGATTGGGGTTTGTATTTGAATACTCTCTTCTGGAATCTGAACTACTGGGACTCAATTAGTACTCTTTCCGGAGAGGTGGACAACCCGAGTGAGACTCTCCCAAAGGCCCTGTTTTATGCTCTTCTATTGGTTGTTTTTGGGTACTTCCTGCCTCTTTTAATTGGCACAGGAGCCATTCCACTTCATCGTGAGTTGTGGTCTGATGGGTACTTCTCAGATATTGCTAAAGTACTGGGAGGTGTATGGTGGAGAAGTTGGATCCAAGCAGCTTCTGCCTTGTCAAACATGGGGATGTTTGTGGCTGAGATGAGTAGCGACTCCTTTCAACTTCTGGGGATGGCAGAGCGTGAGATGCTTCCTTCTGTTTTTAGCAAGAGGTCTCGCTATGGAACTCCTCTCACTGGAATTTTATTTTCTGCATCCGGTGTAATTTTACTCTCTTGGTTGAGCTTTCAAGAGATTGTAGCTGCAGAGAACTTCTTGTACTGTTTTGGAATGATTATGGAGTTCATAGCATTTGTGAAATTAAGGATGAAATATCCGGCAGCATCTCGGCCTTATAAGATACCCATTGGTACATGTGGAGCTATTTTGATCTGCATTCCTCCAACCCTGTTAATTTTTGTGGTTTTAGCTCTTGCTTCTCTCAAGGTCATGGCTATCAGCTTATTGGCTGTGATGATTGGGATGGTTATTCAGCCTTGTCTCCAATACACCAAGAAAAAGAGATGGTTCAGGTTTTCCATGAGTTCTGACCTTCCAGATATCCTTAATGCTCATCATCAATGTAATGAAGAATGA
- the LOC142644669 gene encoding uncharacterized protein LOC142644669, translating to MATPMAINKDPNHKNPRLEFPIKPHTNTNSHHSHHSHSHSHAHSPSFLLHNGFNSADLPDSDIEMITIPSVTYTSLKDLLPSSSSSSTSPPSAITPAMMMMINSSWYDEIPIKNPLVKHAALAYLQPMSTPREVRRKGIFGRLKDKCTCCCDDDGCGGGFFGCFSWINDVVFAGVKDVFFWERRRSGVVVVAVEEEEEYDEEEDEDDDDDVDDEKVD from the coding sequence ATGGCAACCCCTATGGCTATAAATAAGGATCCGAATCACAAAAACCCGAGACTTGAATTCCCAATAAAACCTCACACTAACACTAACTCTCATCATTCTcatcactctcactctcactctcatgCCCATTCCCCGAGCTTTCTCTTACACAACGGTTTCAACTCCGCGGACTTGCCAGACTCCGACATAGAAATGATAACCATACCGTCGGTCACGTACACGAGCCTGAAGGACCTGTTaccgtcgtcgtcgtcgtcgtcgacGTCGCCGCCGTCCGCCATAACGCCggcgatgatgatgatgatcaacTCGAGCTGGTACGACGAGATCCCAATCAAGAACCCGCTGGTCAAACACGCGGCTCTGGCTTATCTCCAGCCCATGTCCACGCCTCGGGAGGTTCGGCGAAAGGGCATTTTCGGAAGGTTGAAAGACAAGTGCACGTGCTGCTGCGACGACGACGGTTGCGGCGGCGGGTTTTTCGGTTGCTTTTCGTGGATTAACGACGTCGTTTTCGCGGGGGTTAAGGATGTGTTTTTTTGGGAGCGAAGGAGGAGTGGTGTTGTGGTTGTGGctgtggaggaggaggaggagtacGATGAGGAGGAGGATGAAGACGACGAcgatgatgttgatgatgagaAAGTTGACTAA